The region tgctgctgtgctctaTAACTGGACCCTGCTTGTTGTAAGGTCAGAGACAATCACAGTTGGTATCCATAATCCATGCACTTACATTAATAATTGTGATGTCATTAGATATGTTTGGAATAATAAGTGTATCATGAAAAATCACATATTTAGCTACATACGTAGTATGTTGCATAAGCTAACTGATCCTTTTAGTTTAGCCTAACTGGCTGCTGGATCCAGCAAGAACATTGACATTTGACCAATGTAGGATCTGAATTACGTTTCTTATTGCCAGGCTGTGCTAATGTTGGAAGTCTTTCCACAGTGTATCAGCATTCTGACAGAGAAATGGCCTGTGATAATGCACGGTTAATGTTAGCAGTGATGACTCATCACTTTTAATTTCTCATGCAATTCATTACATAGTCCATTGGATGACCCACCTGCATACATGCTAGCGTACTACGAACAAACATTCATAACCATATTCAACCGTAGAGAACATTTGAAATGTCCATGTCTACTTTCATTCTAATTATTGTTGCCTGCTGCAACTTTAGCATTGGTCTTCAAATTCTACTGTGCTTTCAGCCGTCTCGCTCTTTTAAACGCATCTCCTGTGCAGGACCTCATGTTGTTCCTGACTATATCACAGTGTTGCTGGGAATTATAAGGAGGTCTGTACGGAATCAGTGGTAACTGGAAACCTGGATGCTGAAACGCTCTTTGTGGTCGGTAGATCAGTGGAGGGTGGCGCTACAGACCAGaactctaacacacacacacatttttgtcttAAGGTATACCTCTGACCTATAGCACTTGCATACAGGAAGAGGCTGCTTCTACcagtgtgtcacctgtgtgtgactGTACACTACTGTAAGCTCTGCTGCTGAAATATCTGGGTTTATGTCCTCCTGTAGAGCCTGTTTTGATGAGCTCCAGAGGAGGAATGTGTTCATGTGGTTAGTACTGGACTACTTCTGTGATGGCATCTACATCCTGGATATTGTTGTTCATCTCCACACAGGTGCTTGACAGGAAATGACTCCAAATATAATTTCTGCatggaaatgtttaatttcTGGTTCTTAATgtctcctgctcagggttcttAGAGCAAGGCTTGATGGTGAAGGATTTTAAGCGCCTAAGACAGAAATATGCAGGAACCTTGCTGTGTAAGCTTGACATCTGCTCCATCCTTCCAACTGATCTCTTTTATCTGACCATTGGCATCAGCTATACGCCTCTCCTGCGCTTCAATCGCCTTCTCCGTCTGTATCGCCTCTTTGAATTATTTGAGCGAACGGAGACACGGACTGGCTTCCCAAATGCTTTCCGCATTTGGAAACTTGTCCTGTACATTTTGGTCATCATCCACTGGAACGCATGCGTATATTACAGCTTCTCCAAGTTCCTGGGCCTTGGATCTGATTCATGGGTTTATCCTAATGCATCCGATCCGATGTCTGCTTCCCTGAGACAGAGCTACATTTACTGTCTGTACTGGTCCACTTTGACCCTAACAACCATCGGAGAGACTCCCCCTCCTGTTAGAGATGAGGAATTTTTGTTTATGATCTTTGACTTTCTGGTAAGTCTTTCATAAGGCAACATCGGAAAGTGCATTTTATTGAAATTCAGTTAAAGGAAATGACTAATTTGGATTCTTCTGACAAGGTTGGCGTGCTGATTTTTGCCTCCATCGTGGGTAATATCGGAGCTATGATTTCAAATATGAATGCAACAAGAGCCACCTTTCAGAATCGAGTGGACATCCTGAAACACTACATGCAGTTCAGGCATGTGAGCAAGGGTCTTGAGCAGCGTGTTATCCACTGGTTAGACTACATCTGGACCAATCAGAAAACAGTAGATGAACAGGAAGTCTTCAGGAGTCTGCCAACCAAACTGAGAGCAGAGATTGCTATCAATGTTCACTTGGACACGCTGAAAAAGGTCAATTCCTGCATTATCGTTTGTGTCTGTCAACTACCGTAATTGTCTGGCTCTCATCATCATATTTTGCAAACTGTTATTATTCATACAGGTGTGGATTTTCCAGGACTGGGAGGCGGGCCTGCTCGTAGAATTGGTGCTAAAacttcagctgcaggttttcaGTCCTGGAGACTACATATGTAGGAAGGTCAGTGTTAGCTCTTTTGTAATTACCTGCTTAATTAACACTCATATTTGGAAAACCACAGGGAAGTGCTTGTTAAGTGTGCCCCATCATTTCAATCACATCAATCCATCTTTATTCATAGAGTGTCTGTTAAAATTAAGATAGTCtccaggcgctttacagaatcccagggcctgacccccaacaagcaacagtagcaatggaaaaactcccccttaacaggaagaaaccttgagcaggaccaggcacatACAGGGGAAACCCTCCTGCAGTTGGGGggctggagagagaggagaaggggaaaagGCAGGtaaaggagagaataggcagagctcatagaaatatattaattaaaatgagcTCAGAAGCAGTGCTTGAGGAAGATGCTGAACCAAAAGTAACAGTTTTGCTTTGAGCTCCCTTCAGACCTCTGAGTGCCTCACCTTGTGTAAGGTTTAGCTCAGCCACCCTATGAATGAAAGTTGTTTCAGCTGCTTGTATTACAATCTTGTTTTTTCATAATTGCCCAAAGCTCCGGACCATTGTTGGGGTTTGGAACATCTTAGATAACCTTGCCCTCTGGCTCAGCTCTCTTTACCACAACAGACCAAATGAGTGTTTTCGCAGTACTGCAGATGCTGCCCCGATCCATCTTTCAATGTCCTGACCCATTGTGCCCTCATTGGTGAACAACATCCCAAGATACTTGGGTGGTTGAGTGGGTGATCCAGTCTAAACAAGGGTGCTGGATGACATCCTCTGAGCCTGACCCTCTCACCATCTGACCCACCTGGCTTCTACAAGAAATTCTGTCCAAAAAAATGACAAGGATCGTTGACAAAGGCTAGCCCTGGTGGAGTCCAGCCCTCATGGAGAGCAAGTATGACCCCGTGCAGGCCACGCAAAGGAACCTCACACTCCCTCAATACAAGGATTAGATGGACATCAGTTAGATCCATCCACCCCATAATTCCAGGATGTCAATAGTAGGTGGTGCAGATGTGTTTGGGGGACAGTTGAGTCCtgtctgtgagtgtgttgtCCTGGACAAGTCGCCTCCTTGCTTTGGTAACTGCATGAGATGTTGGGATGCAGGTGAACAGTGAGATGACATCGTAGGATACTGTGGTGTCGTCTGTGACTAATTTGAGGGTCCCAGGAGCTCTTAACATCTAGATTCTTTAGCTTTATTAAATTGGAGTTATTTTCAGTTGCATCTATTTTTAAAGCACATTAGAGACCCAATAAACACATGAGATAATGACAAAAGGCAGCTTATTGTAATTCACCTCTTCTGGTCCTGAACAAGCAGCAGGAGCCCCTGGTGCCTCCATGTATTTCTGTAGGTCACACATTCGGtttaatttgaaaagaaatataGTGGTGCTAATAAAACTTTAACGGTCCCCATTCAAACATGTAGCTTTTGTGACCCTGAAAAGGGATGACATGTATAAATTTATTATCTTTGTTGACTGTTGAAGTCTCTtgtgcctgttttccttcaaggGAGATGTCGGTAAGGAGATGTACATTATTAAGGATGGAAAGCTGGCGGTGGTGGGAGAGGATGGCATCACCCAGCTGGCTGTGTTGACCTCAGGAAGTTGCTTTGGAGAAATCAGCATCCTGAACATAAATGGCAGCAAAATGGGAAACAGACGTACAGCTAACATCCAAAGTCTGGGATACTCGGACCTGTTCTGCCTTTCCAAACAGAACTTGATGGACACACTGCAGGAGTTTCCTGAAGCCAGGGCCCAACTGGAACAGAGGGGCCAAGATATTCTGCAGAAGGAGGGGCTTTTGGAGAACGTCAATTTGTCCGCAGGAGACAATCTCGAAGAAAAGCTGGAGAAGTTGGAATCTAACCTGGACCAGCTGCAGGTCGGCAGCCGTACGATCCCATCATAATATCCCCATGTCTTTGGTTGTCATAATGTTGACCATGTCTCCTAATTACAGACCCATGTGGCCCGTCTGCAGAGCGAGTTCGCCTCTTCCCAGCTCCAACTTAAACAGAGGATTACAATCCTTGAAAACCCTACCACCATTGTGGCCGctggcagcagcttcctgccggctgctgatGTTAGTGAGGGCGCTTGTGGTGGTGACGTGTGTGAAGTGAGATCAGCCTCTGGCTCTGAAATAGCAACATCGTTATGGGAGCAAAATGCTGCAGTTGATCATTATGTAGGAAGCCTTCTGTAAAGAAGCTGGCGCTAAAAATAACAGCCACTTTTGTTGCATTCTGCTTCAAACTATGTTCAAAAGAGTGGTGTGACTTTTTACTGTCTCTTTTAAGGAAATTTACCACAAAATTTACAAATTAAACCAAATTTACCCCCAAGTTTTACATCAAAGTAGACTACACATCTAATAAAAATCCCCCAAACTATGTTTTGTggttgtctgtgtaaattctcagtcatccaggtcattgtatccaaggtagttttctctgtcaactggactgggtttcttctgagaactgaagaagccttctggatagaaggcgaaacgtcttcaagagaagaaacccagtccagttgacagagaaaactaccttggatatgtTTTGTGGTTATTTTAGAGAGTGAATATCATGATGGTATAAAAGATCATTTCGATGACATGGTGGCTTTTGCTCCTTATGTGGTTGTCTGCACACTGTGCACACTCCAGGGCttctcctggttcctcctcttgCCACCACCCAAGAGATTTGGATTTAGGATAAGAGTTATTATCATAGCAGGACTTCAGCTCATTAGGGTTTTCCAGCCAGAATCCCTCCCCTGAGCTGGTACACATCCGCTGATACCTCCATGTTGTTGTCCATTCTTTTGTCCAATATAGTTatccctctttccttctctcattttattttaagataTGAGGTTGAGTGTGATTTCAAATTCTTATACAACAGTTCTATTCATGTTATCTCAGTTATAGGTGACTATAACAACTATAACAGTTTAATCCACTTGTACTCATCTTTGTTATAGTGTTTGTATCAGTGTTATGCTGAAACAGCAGATGTTGATAGAAGTCTTGTTTCTAATAAATATGTCCTGCTAAGCAGTTCAAAACGAAGCAGTTTTTCATCTTTGATTGCACCTCATACGGCTGTTAGCTGTCTAGTTTTTGCTCTCCAGTTTGTCTTACTTCATGATAGTTTTCCATGTTGTGAGGGTCCATTTCACCCCTGGATTACCCTTGTTAGTCATAGCAGGTCTGGAGATTGTCATTGCCTAAAAGGGAATGGGGgcatttttttcctcagtgtTTTTTCATTGTATTGGTTATTTGTAGTGTATAAAATTAATGTAACAAGCTTGGCAGTATATTAATTTAATAGCCTCAAAACTAAAGCCAAGGAATGGAATGAAGTTATATTCTGctgttattctttttttttttataaatgggtagattattgTGTTTTGATAATTTTGTGAGATCTTTTGGTAGGTTGATACCTAAGTATTAAAGACTCTTTCAATCCTTATTTATATAgagtctgttacaatcaataCTGTTTCTAgtcactttccagaatcccagggcctgacccccaacaagcaacagtggcaaggaaaaactcccctttaacaggaagaaaccttgagcacgaccaggctcatgtagggggaccctcctgctgattgggggggggggtagagagaggagaagggggaggacaggtggaggagaaattAGGCAGAGACCAgtgaaatacattaataatacaagctgctggtataagagtagagtggccagcatacagctataaagggagaggagaggagaggagaggcagattTTTCTCTTCACAGGTAGAAACCTGGTAACTGTTTAGGTGTAGCTTACACACACAGTGGATGTGACGGTGTGATTATCTCTTTGTCAGCCATGAATGCTGATAACAGGTTTCCTCTAACCTTTGACAGTTCCGACAGCTGACTGAGGTGTGGTGTTCTCAATGCAGTTAATCATCAACCACTTATTGGTAATGAACAGTGGCTGGTTAGAGCCAGTAATAATTTTTGCTTTCACGAGGGCTCAGAAATCCCTCAATAAGTGTTTATCTGCACAGGTAGGACAGCTACAGGTGTGGTTGGTAGGAGGTAAACAAACATCCCTTCTTCAAGTGGGTGGACTGTGAAAGTCTGAAGCCTCtatgtgggaaggggggggcaggttgTGCCTCTgttggggtggtgggggggcagggaatGGTTGACTTGAGCAAAGTCCTCTAGACTGCAGGACAACAGCAGGTgattgtgcagcagcagcagcagcaaagcagcagcagcagcaggtagacACTGAAACAGCACTGACAGTAAGTTTCCTGCTTTCTTTGTGTTCCCTTTCAGGTTACAGCTTTATCTCAATCTGATTTATCTGTGGAGGTTCTCAGTCGTCCAGGTCAGGGTAATTCTGGTTGATGaatcaactggactgtttgagttccatgaagacgtttcatcacttcatcagttctgactgTTGGGGCTCCAGCTAATTCTACTCTTCAGGAGACATTAGCACATTTGTAGCTTCAGTCACTTGGTTGTTGGTTGTTCCACCCCTCATTATGCAGGTTGTTGACACTTCTCTTGACGCAATGGGTTAGACTTAGTAGCCATGCGTgaatggcctcttctcctcctggggagGTTTTTCAACACTGTATtgtaaacaggtgagaggtgatgtCACCTCTGGTTAATGAAGGTCTTTCTagtttgacatagatggcttctTTTTCACTCCTCTCTTCAACCGTCTGTCTTCACTGGCCAAAACCTGTACATCACTGTCCTCAAACAAGTGTCTTTCATCCTTCAGATAcaggtggactgctgagtcctggcctgaggagttGGCTCTTCTAGGAAAGACCACAGAGCACATCTAAAACTAACAGGATTTTGCCAACAAGGTCAAGGAAGTAATATTAGAGCCAGATGAAACGGTATCATATGATGTCACCTCTCTTCACTTGCAGGATAACCCACTAGCCGCCAGGACAAACCTCACTCTGGACCATATTTGCGCACTGCTGGACGTCTGCCTAATGACCACCTATTTTCAATTTCAGGAAAGTTTCTACAGACATGGGCTCTCACCCGTGTCTCCCATAGTTGCCAACCTATATATTGAGGATACAAGTGGAGAGCAGAGCCTTGACTTCCTTCACAGGAACCGCTCCCAGCCACTGTGGACGGAAATGTGGATGACACATGGGTCAAGATCAGAACACTGGAAGTAGAAGCCTCCACGGAACATATCAACACTGTagacaaaaacatcaaatgCCCCCCGGAAGATGTCAGAGGAACAAGTCTGTTCTTCTTGGATTGTGCTGTGCACGTCAAAGGAGACGGGAGCCTGAACATCAAGATCTACAGAAAACCCACCCACACGGATCAATACCTTCTTTTTGACTCCCACCACCCACTGGAGCACAAGCTAGGTATCATCAGAACCTGACACCACCGCTCCCAGAACATAACCACCAGaacagagggaaaggaggaagaacagaagaacaTAAAGGGAGacctcaaaacatgtggctgcCCTGGTTGGTCCTTCATCAAATCCTCTAGAAAACCCAGAGGAGACACAGAAGAATCAGCCAAAATACAGAACAACATCATCATTCCATACATTGCAGGGCTTTCTGAGAAACTCAGGAGGATTTTCAACAAACAAAACATTCCGATGCACTTCAAGCCCTCCAACACCCTGAGACAGAAGCACgtccacccaaaggacaaaaCACTGAGACACAAACAGAGTAACGTAGTGTCTGTAGTGTCCAGTGCAGCGAGGAAGACCCAGACTTGTATGTTGGGGAGACAAAATAACCACTTCACAAGCGCATGGCCCAACATAGAAGAGCCAACTCCTCAGGCCagaactcagcagtccacttacatctgaa is a window of Takifugu rubripes chromosome 14, fTakRub1.2, whole genome shotgun sequence DNA encoding:
- the LOC101079334 gene encoding cyclic nucleotide-gated olfactory channel-like isoform X2, whose product is MTNTVQDLHRQSLRTWREEESEHTDISMSRAQSVSDDISSELQRIAVINRKDMNSTTSFSRRGGLSRIVTMVMTLRDWAQKTLTEETERPDSFLERFRGPADMDLPGPLGRFSPCPTGSEADDKDGPSRYTKKRCKATVVSPSDDTYYYWLMVIGAAVLYNWTLLVVRACFDELQRRNVFMWLVLDYFCDGIYILDIVVHLHTGFLEQGLMVKDFKRLRQKYAGTLLCKLDICSILPTDLFYLTIGISYTPLLRFNRLLRLYRLFELFERTETRTGFPNAFRIWKLVLYILVIIHWNACVYYSFSKFLGLGSDSWVYPNASDPMSASLRQSYIYCLYWSTLTLTTIGETPPPVRDEEFLFMIFDFLVGVLIFASIVGNIGAMISNMNATRATFQNRVDILKHYMQFRHVSKGLEQRVIHWLDYIWTNQKTVDEQEVFRSLPTKLRAEIAINVHLDTLKKVWIFQDWEAGLLVELVLKLQLQVFSPGDYICRKGDVGKEMYIIKDGKLAVVGEDGITQLAVLTSGSCFGEISILNINGSKMGNRRTANIQSLGYSDLFCLSKQNLMDTLQEFPEARAQLEQRGQDILQKEGLLENVNLSAGDNLEEKLEKLESNLDQLQTHVARLQSEFASSQLQLKQRITILENPTTIVAAGSSFLPAADVSEGACGGDVCEVRSASGSEIATSLWEQNAAVDHYVGSLL
- the LOC101079334 gene encoding cyclic nucleotide-gated olfactory channel-like isoform X1, with product MDDPATPFFRKDLHRQSLRTWREEESEHTDISMSRAQSVSDDISSELQRIAVINRKDMNSTTSFSRRGGLSRIVTMVMTLRDWAQKTLTEETERPDSFLERFRGPADMDLPGPLGRFSPCPTGSEADDKDGPSRYTKKRCKATVVSPSDDTYYYWLMVIGAAVLYNWTLLVVRACFDELQRRNVFMWLVLDYFCDGIYILDIVVHLHTGFLEQGLMVKDFKRLRQKYAGTLLCKLDICSILPTDLFYLTIGISYTPLLRFNRLLRLYRLFELFERTETRTGFPNAFRIWKLVLYILVIIHWNACVYYSFSKFLGLGSDSWVYPNASDPMSASLRQSYIYCLYWSTLTLTTIGETPPPVRDEEFLFMIFDFLVGVLIFASIVGNIGAMISNMNATRATFQNRVDILKHYMQFRHVSKGLEQRVIHWLDYIWTNQKTVDEQEVFRSLPTKLRAEIAINVHLDTLKKVWIFQDWEAGLLVELVLKLQLQVFSPGDYICRKGDVGKEMYIIKDGKLAVVGEDGITQLAVLTSGSCFGEISILNINGSKMGNRRTANIQSLGYSDLFCLSKQNLMDTLQEFPEARAQLEQRGQDILQKEGLLENVNLSAGDNLEEKLEKLESNLDQLQTHVARLQSEFASSQLQLKQRITILENPTTIVAAGSSFLPAADVSEGACGGDVCEVRSASGSEIATSLWEQNAAVDHYVGSLL